One segment of Salvelinus fontinalis isolate EN_2023a chromosome 12, ASM2944872v1, whole genome shotgun sequence DNA contains the following:
- the LOC129866795 gene encoding CCR4-NOT transcription complex subunit 1 isoform X4: MNLDSLSLALSQISYLVDNLTKKNYRASQQEIQHIVNRHGPEADRHLLRCLFSHVDFSGDGKSSGKDFHQFLIQECVSLISKPNFISTLCYAIDNPLHYQKSLKPSAHLFTQLSKVLKLSKVQEVIFGLALLNSCNADLRGFAAQFVKQKLPDLLRSYVDADLGVNQEGGFQDIAIEVLHLLLSHLLFGQKGASGVGQEQIDAFLKTLCRDFPQARCPVVLAPLLYPEKRDILMDRILPDSGELAKTMMESSLAEFMQEVGYGFCASLDECRNIILQYGVREVTASQVARVLGMMARTHSGLSDGIPLQSISAPGSGIWSDGKDKSDGSQAHTWNVEVLIDVVKEVNPNLNFKEVTYELDHPGFMIRDSKGLQMVVYGIQRGLGMEVFPVDLIYRPWKHAEGQLSFIQHSLMSPDVFCFADYPCHTVAIDILKAPPEDDNREIATWKSLDLVESLLRLSEVGQYEQVKQLFSFPIKHCPDMLVLALLQISTSWHTLRHELISTLMPIFLGNHPNSAIILHYAWHGQGQSPSIRQLIMHSMAEWYMRGEQYDQAKLSRILDVAQDLKSLSMLLNGTPFAFVIDLAALASRREYLKLDKWLTDKIREHGVGGEPFIQACVTFLKRRCPSIMGGLAPEKDQPKSAQLPPETMATMLGCLQSCAGSVSQELSETILTMVANCSNVMNKARQPPPGVMPKGRAPSTSSLDAISPVQVSVSPLQMDPLTAMGSLNLSSSATSHTQSMQGFPTPLGSAFSNPQSPAKAFPPLSNPNPSTPFGGIGSLSSQLGPLGSGIGSGLGMPAVSSDPFGTRKMSTPGLNPTTFQQTDLSQVWPEANQHFSKEIDDEANSYFQRIYNHPPHPTMSVDEVLEMLQRFKDSTIKREREVFNCMLRNLFEEYRFFPQYPDKELHITACLFGGIIEKGLVTYMALGLALRYVLEALRKPFGSKMYYFGIAALDRFKNRLKDYPQYCQHLASIGHFLQFPLTLQECVQYIEYGQQSRDPPVKMQGSITTPGSLALAQAQAQSQPPKAPQSGQPSTLVTTATATTTVAKTTTITRPSPGSFKKDVPPSINTTNIDTLLVATDQTERIVEPPENVQEKIAFIFNNLSQSNMTQKVEELKETVKEEFMPWVSQYLVMKRVSIEPNFHSLYSNFLDTLKNPEFVKMVLNETYRNIKVLLTSDKAAANFSDRSLLKNLGHWLGMITLAKNKPILYTDLEVKSLLLEAYVKGQQELLYVVPFVAKVLESSLRSVIFRPQNPWTMAIMNVLAELHTEHDLKLNLKFEIEVLCKNLSLDINDLKPGTLLKDKDKLKSLEEQLSAPKKEAKPPEEMIPIVSTGIQHFQTGMPLVGDFLPFAAAPSTPAPTTTCSATGPPTPQFSYHDINVYALAGLAPHINININIPLLQAHPQLKQCVRQSIERAVQELVHPVVDRSIKIAMTTCEQIVRKDFALDSEESRMRVAAHHMMRNLTAGMAMITCREPLLMSIATNLKNSFAAALRAPTPQQREMMEEAAARVAQDNCELACCFIQKTAVEKAGPEMDKRLATEFELRKHARQEGRRYCDPVVLTYQAERMPEQIRLKVGGVDPKQLAVYEEFARNVPGFLPSNDLSQPTGFLAQPMKQQAWATDDVAQIYDKCMADLEQHLHAIPPALAMNPQTQALRSLLEAVALARNSRDGIAALGLLQKAVEGLLDATSGADADLLLRYRECHLLVLKALQDGRAYGPLWCNKQITRCLIECRDEYKYNVEAVELLIRNHLVNMQQYDLHLAQSMENGLHYMAVAFAMQLVKLLLVDERSVSHITEADLFHTIETLMRTSAHSRANAPEGLPQLMDVVRSNYEAMIDRAHGGPNFMMHSGISQASEYDDPPGLREKAEYLLREWVNLYHSAAAGRDSTKAFSAFVGQMHQQGILKTDDLITRFFRLCTEMCVEISYRAQAEQQHNPAASAAIIRAKCYHNLDAFVRLIALLVKHSGEATNTVTKINLLNKVLGIVVGVLIQDHDVRQTEFQQLPYHRIFIMLLLELNAPEHVLETINFQTLTAFCNTFHILRPTKAPGFVYAWLELISHRIFIARMLAHTPQQKGWPMYAQLLIDLFKYLAPFLRNVELNKPMQILYKGTLRVLLVLLHDFPEFLCDYHYGFCDVIPPNCIQLRNLILSAFPRNMRLPDPFTPNLKVDMLSEINIAPRILTNFTGVMPSQFKKDLDSYLKTRSPVTFLSELRSNLQVGGATLGPWKYLQHNDTSLEQVSNEPGNRYNIQLINALVLYVGTQAIAHIHNKGSTPSMSTITHSAHMDIFQNLAVDLDTEGRYLFLNAIANQLRYPNSHTHYFSCTMLYLFAEANTEAIQEQITRVLLERLIVNRPHPWGLLITFIELIKNPAFKFWSHDFVHCAPEIEKLFQSVAQCCMGQKQAQQVMEGTGAS; encoded by the exons ATGAATCTTGACTCGCTCTCGCTGGCTTTGTCTCAAATCAGCTACCTGGTGGACAATTTAACAAAGAAAAACTACAGAGCCAGCCAGCAGGAAATACAGCAT ATTGTGAATCGTCACGGCCCTGAGGCGGACAGGCATTTATTACGCTGTCTCTTCTCCCATGTGGATTTCAGTGGTGATGGTAAAAGCAGTGGCAAAGATTTTCATCAG TTTCTGATCCAGGAGTGTGTTTCACTGATTTCAAAGCCTAATTTTATTTCAACACTTTGCTACGCCATCGACAATCCTTTGCACTACCAGAAG AGTTTGAAGCCGTCGGCCCACTTGTTTACTCAGTTGAGTAAAGTTCTCAAGCTAAGCAAGGTTCAAGAA GTGATATTTGGCCTTGCTTTGCTCAATTCGTGCAACGCAGACCTTCGTGGTTTTG CCGCGCAGTTCGTCAAACAAAAGCTCCCTGATCTCCTCCGCTCGTACGTGGACGCGGACCTTGGCGTTAACCAGGAAGGTGGCTTCCAAGATATTGCCATAGAGGTCCTGCACCTGCTCCTCTCCCATCTTCTGTTTGGCCAGAAGGGAGCCAGTGGCGTCGGACAAGAGCAGATTGACGCTTTCCTCAAGACACTGTGCAGAG atttCCCGCAGGCGCGCTGCCCTGTGGTGCTTGCACCGCTGCTGTACCCTGAAAAACGGGACATTCTGATGGACAGGATTCTGCCAGACTCGGGAGAGTTAGCCAAGACCATGATGGAGAGTTCTCTTGCAGAGTTCATGCAGGAAGTTGGCTATGGCTTTTGTGCTAG TCTTGATGAATGCCGCAACATAATTCTGCAGTATGGGGTGCGAGAGGTTACTGCCAGCCAGGTGGCCAGGGTCCTGGGGATGATGGCTCGTACCCACTCTGGCTTGTCTGATGGAATCCCCCTACAG TCCATCTCTGCTCCGGGCAGTGGCATTTGGAGTGATGGAAAGGACAAAAGTGATGGTTCTCAGGCCCACACTTGGAATGTAGAAGTTCTGATTGACGTAGTCAAAGAAGTT AACCCCAATCTGAACTTCAAAGAGGTGACCTACGAGCTCGATCACCCTGGCTTTATGATCCGGGACAGTAAGGGACTTCAGATGGTGGTGTATGGGATCCAGAGGGGCCTGGGCATGGAGGTGTTCCCTGTCGACCTCATCTACCGGCCCTGGAAGCATGCTGAGGGACAG CTGTCATTCATTCAGCACTCCCTCATGAGCCCAGATGTGTTCTGCTTCGCTGACTACCCCTGCCACACCGTAGCCATCGACATACTGAAGGCGCCACCCGAGGACGATAACAGGGAGATAGCCACCTG GAAGAGCCTGGACCTGGTGGAGAGCCTCCTGCGCCTCTCTGAGGTGGGCCAGTACGAGCAGGTGAAGCAGCTCTTCAGTTTCCCCATCAAGCACTGTCCTGACATGCTGGTGCTGGCGCTGCTGCAGATCAGCACCTCCTGGCACACCCTGCGCCACGAGCTCATCTCCACCCTCATGCCCATCTTCCTGGGCAACCATCCCAACTCTGCCATCATCTTGCACTACGCGTGGCACGGACAGGGCCAGTCCCCCTCTATCCGTCAGCTGATCATGCACTCGATGGCAGAGTGGTAcatgagaggagagcagtacGACCAGGCCAAGCTGTCCCGCATCCTGGATGTGGCCCAGGACTTGAAG tctctttcaATGCTGCTAAATGGTACTCCATTTGCCTTTGTTATTGACCTTGCTGCACTTGCCTCTCGCCGTGAATACCTCAAACTTGACAAATGGCTGACTGACAAAATCCGAGAGCACGGGGTGGGTGGC GAGCCCTTCATCCAGGCATGTGTAACGTTCCTGAAGAGACGCTGTCCCTCTATTATGGGTGGTCTGGCCCCAGAGAAGGACCAGCCCAAAAGCGCCCAGCTCCCCCCGGAAACGATGGCTACCATGCTGGGCTGTCTGCAGTCCTGTGCAGG GAGTGTGTCTCAAGAGCTCTCTGAGACTATCTTGACCATGGTTGCCAACTGTAGCAACGTCATGAACAAAGCCCGCCAGCCACCACCGGGGGTCATGCCAAAGGGACGTGCTCCCAGCACCAGCAGCCTAGACGCCATTTCCCCTGTGCAGGTATCGGTGTCTCCTCTCCAG ATGGATCCCCTGACAGCCATGGGTTCGCTGAACCTGAGCAGCTCTGCCACCTCTCACACACAGAGCATGCAGGGCTTCCCTACCCCGCTGGGCTCTGCCTTCAGCAACCCCCAGTCCCCAGCTAAGGCCTTCCCTCCACTgtccaaccccaaccccagcacACCATTTGGGGGGATTGGAAGCCTCTCTTCACAGCTAG GTCCGCTGGGATCAGGCATTGGTTCTGGTCTTGGAATGCCAGCGGTGAGCAGCGATCCGTTTGGGACGAGGAAGATGAGCACACCGGGCCTGAATCCGACCACCTTTCAGCAGA CTGACCTATCTCAGGTGTGGCCCGAGGCTAACCAGCACTTTAGTAAGGAGATTGACGATGAGGCTAACAGTTACTTCCAGCGCATCTACAAtcaccccccacaccccaccaTGTCTGTGGATGAG GTGCTGGAGATGTTGCAGAGGTTCAAGGACTCCACCATCAAGCGAGAGCGGGAGGTCTTTAACTGTATGCTGAGGAACTTGTTTGAGGAGTACCGCTTCTTCCCCCAGTACCCTGACAAGGAGCTGCACATCACCGCCTGCCTGTTCGGGGGGATCATCGAGAAGGGTCTTGTCACCTACATGGCCCTTGGGCTGGCCCTCAGATATGTCCTTGAAGCCTTAAGGAAGCCATTTGGATCCAAAATGTATTACTTTGGAATCGCTGCTCTAGATAGATTCAAAAATAG GCTGAAGGACTATCCCCAATATTGTCAGCATTTGGCCTCGATCGGCCACTTTCTGCAATTCCCCCTTACTTTACAAGAG TGTGTGCAGTATATCGAGTATGGCCAACAGTCACGGGATCCTCCAGTGAAGATGCAAGGATCCATCACCACCCCTGGGAGCCTGGCGTTGGCTCAAGCTCAGGCCCAGTCTCAGCCTCCCAAAGCCCCCCAGTCTGGACAGCCCAGCACCCTGGTCACCACAGCTACTGCCACCACCACTGTCGCCAAAACCACTACCATCACACGACCTTCCCCTGGCAGCTTCAAGAAGGATGTGCCG CCCTCCATCAACACCACAAACATTGACACTCTGCTAGTAGCAACAGACCAAACCGAGAGGATTGTGGAACCCCCAGAAAATGTTCAAGAGAAAATTGCTTTCATCTTCAATAACCTTTCACAATCCAACATGACACAGAAG GTTGAGGAGTTAAAGGAAACTGTGAAAGAGGAGTTTATGCCCTGGGTCTCCCAGTATCTGGTCATGAAGAGGGTCAGCATCGAGCCCAACTTCCACAGCCTATACTCCAACTTTCTAGACACTCTGAAGAACCCTGAGTTTGTCAAAATGGTCCTGAATGAAACTTACAGAAACATCAAG GTTCTCCTTACCTCTGATAAGGCAGCTGCAAACTTCTCTGATCGATCCCTACTGAAGAATTTGGGCCACTGGCTTGGCATGATCACTCTGGCAAAAAACAAGCCCATCCTGTACACG gaTTTGGAGGTAAAATCCCTCTTGTTGGAAGCCTATGTCAAGGGGCAGCAGGAGCTACTGTATGTGGTCCCGTTTGTGGCCAAAGTCCTGGAATCCAGTTTGCGTAGTGTG ATCTTCCGACCTCAGAATCCCTGGACCATGGCCATCATGAATGTTCTGGCAGAGTTGCATACGGAACATGATCTGAAG CTGAACTTAAAGTTTGAGATTGAGGTGCTGTGTAAGAACTTATCACTGGACATCAATGACCTGAAGCCTGGCACCCTGCTGAAAGACAAAGACAAGTTGAAGAGTCTGGAGGAGCAGCTCTCTGCACCAAAGAAAGAGGCCAAGCCCCCTGAAGAAATGATCCCTATTGTTAGCACAGGTATCCAGCACTTTCAAACTGGGATGCCCCTTGTCG GAGACTTTCTTCCATTTGCAGCTGCACCATCCACTCCCGCCCCAACCACCACTTGCTCAGCTACTGGGCCCCCTACCCCGCAGTTTAGCTATCATGACATTAATGTGTACGCCCTTGCAGGGCTAGCCCCTCACATCAATATCAACATCAAC ATCCCCTTGCTTCAAGCCCACCCTCAGCTCAAGCAGTGTGTGAGACAGTCCATTGAGCGGGCCGTGCAAGAGCTCGTCCACCCCGTAGTGGACCGCTCCATCAAGATCGCCATGACAACCTGCGAGCAGATCGTCAGGAAGGACTTTGCTCTGGACTCGGAGGAGTCGCGCATGCGTGTGGCAGCTCATCATATGATGCGCAACCTGACTGCCGGCATGGCCATGATCACCTGCCGGGAGCCCCTGCTCATGAGCATCGCCACCAACCTGAAGAACAGCTTTGCCGCTGCCCTCAGG GCCCCCACCCCCCAGCAGAGAGAGATGATGGAGGAGGCTGCTGCCAGGGTCGCCCAGGACAACTGTGAGCTGGCCTGCTGCTTCATCCAGaagactgcagtggagaaggctGGTCCAGAGATGGACAAGAGGCTGGCGACG GAGTTTGAGCTGAGGAAGCATGCCCGTCAGGAGGGCCGTCGCTACTGTGACCCTGTTGTGCTGACCTACCAGGCCGAGCGCATGCCAGAGCAGATCAGACTCAAG GTTGGAGGCGTAGACCCCAAACAGCTGGCAGTGTATGAGGAGTTTGCCCGTAATGTTCCAGGCTTCCTACCCAGCAACGACCTGTCTCAGCCCACAGGATTCCTTGCCCAACCCATGAAG caacaggcaTGGGCCACGGATGACGTGGCTCAGATCTATGACAAGTGCATGGCAGACCTGGAGCAGCACCTCCATGCCATCCCTCCCGCGCTGGCCATGAACCCTCAGACCCAGGCTTTGCGCAGCCTGCTGGAAGCCGTGGCCCTAGCCAGGAACTCCCGGGACGGCATCGCCGCTCTGGGCCTGCTGCAGAAG GCTGTGGAGGGTCTGCTGGATGCTACCAGTGGTGCCGATGCTGACTTGCTTCTGCGGTATAGAGAGTGCCACCTGCTGGTGCTCAAAGCCCTCCAGGACGGCCGGGCATACGGGCCACTGTGGTGCAACAAGCAGATTACCAG GTGCCTGATTGAGTGCCGTGATGAGTACAAGTACAACGTGGAGGCTGTGGAGCTGCTGATCAGAAACCACCTGGTCAACATGCAGCAGTATGACCTGCACCTGGCACAG TCTATGGAGAATGGGCTGCACTACATGGCAGTGGCGTTTGCCATGCAGCTGGTGAAGCTGCTGTTGGTGGATGAGCGCAGTGTGAGCCACATTACCGAGGCAGACTTGTTCCACACTATCGAGACTCTGATGCGAACCAGCGCCCACTCCAGGGCCAACGCACCTGAGGG GCTTCCTCAGCTGATGGACGTGGTCCGTTCCAACTACGAGGCCATGATCGACCGGGCCCACGGAGGACCCAACTTTATGATGCACTCTGGCATCTCCCAGGCATCCGAGTACGACGACCCGCCGGGCCTGAGGGAGAAGGCTGAGTACCTGCTGAGGGAATGGGTCAACCTGTACCATTCTGCAGCCGCCGGCCGGGACAGCACCAAGGCCTTCTCTGCCtttgtgggacag ATGCACCAGCAGGGCATTCTGAAGACCGATGACCTGATCACTCGTTTCTTCCGGCTGTGCACGGAGATGTGTGTGGAGATCAGCTACCGTGCGCAggccgagcagcagcacaacccCGCGGCCAGCGCCGCCATCATCAGGGCCAAGTGTTACCACAACCTGGACGCCTTTGTGCGCCTCATCGCCCTGCTGGTCAAGCACTCCGGAGAGGCCACCAACACTGTCACCAAGATCAACCTACTCAACAAG GTTCTAGGTATTGTGGTTGGAGTGTTGATCCAGGACCATGATGTGAGACAGACTGAGTTCCAGCAGTTGCCTTACCACCGCATCTTCATCATGCTGTTGCTCGAGCTCAATGCCCCCGAGCACGTGCTCGAGACCATCAACTTCCAGACCCTCACCGCCTTCTG CAACACTTTCCACATCCTGAGGCCTACCAAAGCCCCTGGCTTTGTTTACGCTTGGCTGGAGTTGATCTCTCACCGTATCTTCATCGCCAGGATGCTGGCGCACACCCCACAGCAGAAG GGTTGGCCCATGTATGCGCAACTTCTCATTGATCTGTTCAAGTACCTGGCGCCCTTCCTGAGGAATGTTGAGCTTAACAAACCTATGCAAATCCTCTACAAG GGTACCCTGCGTGTCCTTCTGGTCCTACTGCATGACTTCCCAGAGTTCCTGTGCGACTACCACTACGGCTTCTGCGACGTCATCCCGCCCAACTGCATCCAGCTCCGCAACCTGATTCTGAGTGCCTTCCCACGCAACATGAGGCTTCCAGACCCCTTCACTCCCAATCTGAAG GTTGACATGCTCAGCGAGATCAACATCGCTCCGCGCATCCTCACAAACTTCACCGGAGTGATGCCCTCTCAGTTCAAGAAGGATCTGGACTCGTACCTGAAGACACGCTCCCCCGTCACCTTCCTCTCTGAGCTCCGCAGCAATCTGCAGGTAGGGGGCGCCACTCTGGGTCCCTGGAAGTATTTGCAGCACAACGACACATCTTTAGAACAG GTGTCAAATGAGCCAGGCAACCGTTACAACATCCAGCTGATCAACGCTCTGGTGCTGTATGTGGGAACCCAGGCCATCGCACACATCCACAACAAGGGCAGCACCCCCTCCATGAGCACCATCACTCACTCAGCCCACATGGACATCTTCCAGAACCTGGCTGTGGACCTGGACACTGAGG GGCGTTATCTCTTCCTGAATGCCATTGCCAATCAGCTGCGCTACCCAAACAGCCACACCCATTACTTCAGCTGCACCATGCTGTACCTGTTTGCTGAGGCCAACACTGAGGCAATCCAGGAGCAGATTACCAG GGTTCTTCTGGAGAGGCTGATTGTGAACAGGCCTCATCCCTGGGGACTGCTCATCACCTTCATCGAGCTCATCAAGAATCCCGCCTTCAAGTTCTGGAGCCACGACTTTGTACACTGTGCCCCGGAGATCGAGAA gttgtTCCAGTCAGTGGCTCAGTGCTGCATGGGGCAAAAGCAGGCTCAGCAGGTGATGGAGGGCACTGGTGCCAGTTAG